The following are from one region of the Equus przewalskii isolate Varuska chromosome 21, EquPr2, whole genome shotgun sequence genome:
- the LOC103547036 gene encoding neuroendocrine secretory protein 55, giving the protein MDRRSRAQQWRRARHNYNDLCPPIGRRAATALLWLSCSIALLRALATSNARAQQRAAAQQRRSFLNAHHRSGAQAFPEPPESDQEHEEADLELSLPECLEYEEEFDYESETETESEIESETDFETEPETAPATEPETEPEDERGPVVPKRPTFGERGSLTQRLQALRLRSPDASPSRAQPSTQEPQSPREGEEPEPEDKDPRDPEESEEPKEKEKKEKQQQRRCKPKKPTRRDPSPESPSKRGPIPIRRH; this is encoded by the coding sequence ATGGATCGTAGGTCCCGGGCTCAGCAGTGGCGCCGAGCTCGCCACAATTACAACGATCTGTGCCCACCCATAGGCCGCCGGGCAGCCACCGCGCTCCTCTGGCTCTCCTGCTCCATCGCGCTCCTCCGCGCCCTTGCCACCTCCAACGCCCGCGCCCAGCAGCGCGCGGCTGCCCAGCAGCGCCGGAGCTTCCTTAACGCCCACCACCGCTCCGGCGCCCAGGCGTTCCCCGAGCCCCCCGAATCTGACCAGGAGCACGAGGAGGCAGACCTCGAGCTATCCCTCCCCGAGTGCCTAGAGTACGAGGAAGAGTTCGACTACGAATCTGAGACCGAGACCGAGTCTGAAATCGAGTCCGAGACCGACTTCGAGACCGAGCCCGAAACCGCCCCTGCCACTGAGCCCGAGACCGAGCCCGAGGACGAGCGCGGTCCTGTGGTGCCCAAGCGCCCCACTTTCGGCGAAAGGGGCTCTCTCACCCAGCGCCTGCAGGCTCTGAGGCTGCGGAGCCCCGACGCCTCCCCAAGTCGTGCGCAGCCCAGCACTCAGGAGCCCCAGAGCCCCAGAGAGGGGGAGGAGCCCGAGCCCGAGGACAAGGATCCGAGGGACCCCGAAGAGTCCGAGGAgccaaaggagaaggagaagaaggagaagcagcagcagcgcCGCTGCAAGCCGAAGAAGCCCACCCGCCGCGACCCATCCCCGGAGTCTCCTTCCAAAAGGGGACCCATCCCCATCCGGCGTCACTAA